The Symphalangus syndactylus isolate Jambi chromosome 6, NHGRI_mSymSyn1-v2.1_pri, whole genome shotgun sequence genome contains the following window.
CCTGGACTTCAGTCGCCTCCACCGCAGACCCTGAAGGGACCCACAGGGGGTTTTCCAGGAAAGTCTCAGGTCCCAGGAACCTCATGGGAACACAGACGCCACTGCTTAAGGTCATGGCTTTGAAGAGGAAGGGCCACCGTGTGCCTGGACAAGTTCTAGTGTGTGAGGAATGTCAGCCCTGTGACTCTGCTGTCACACCTTGGCCATGTGACAAGgccgtgtgagtgtgtgtgtgtgtgtgagaccgAGAGAGAGACTGTGGGCAGCCAGGGAGCTCAGCGACCCGTGGgaggtgtttttcttttctttattttttttttgagatggagtctcgctctgtcgcccaggctggagtgcagtggcacaatctcagctcactgtagcctcttccagggttcacgccattctcccgcctcagcctcccgagtagctgggactataggcacccgccaccacgcccagctgattcttttgtattttactagagacggggtttcactgtgttagccgggatggtctcgatctcctgacctcgtgatccacccgcctcggcctcccaaagtgctgggattacaggcgtgagccactgcgcccagccgaggttttttttttttttttgaggcagagtctcactctgtcgccaggctggagtgcagtggcgcgatctcggctcactgctacctctacctcccgggttcaagcgattctcctgcctcagcctcctgagtagctgggattacaggcgcccaccaccatgcccagctaatattttgtgttttagtagagatgggatttcaccacgttggccaggatggtctcgatctcctgacctcgtgatccgcccgcctcggcctcccaaagtgctgggtttacaggcgtgagccaccgcgcccggccctggccGGGACGTTTTAACAGGATGGGAGGGGAATCAACTTTCCCTGACGGCCGGCTCTGGTGAAAGGTGTTTTACAAATGTGTACTCATTCGTATTCTCCCAATAACtgtgatccccattttacaggcaaCTCCACTGAGGCTAGAGAGGCCACATTtgtgcctgaggtcacacagcaagtaaatggcagagccaggatcagACGCTGGTCTGTGTAACTGCACAGGAATCAGGATGGAATTGCTGAGAACACGAGCTTTGCTTCAGCCCTGAGTCCTGGCTCTGACCCGGATGCTTTTGACCTTGGGCATGCTATGTAGCCACTcgaagcctcagtgtcctcatcgaTAAAATGCAGTGCTAGCGTAACCATGCAGGTGGcgagggttaaatgagatggtGAGGCCCCATATGGTCTGGCAATATTATTTAATGTTACTATAACATTTTCCTGCCCTGCCCAACCCTGAGCTCACCCCATACTGCCTGGCTGTCCCCCACAGACCATTACTGGGACTTCCACCCCCACCACGTGCACAGCGAGTTCGAGAGCTTCGCTGAGAACAACTTCACGGAACTGCAGAGCGTGCAGCCCCCGCAGCTGCAGCAGCTCTACCGCCACATGGAGCTGGAGCAGATGCACGTCCTCGACACCCCCATGGTGCCACCCCATCCCAGTCTTGGCCACCAGGTGCGTGCCACCGCCTGCCCCGTCCCCCAGGAGACTGCCAGGCCTGTGGTGGGGCCCGGGAGCTTCACAGGAAGCTGACACAGGCTCTTACCCAACTCAGCTTCCTGCCCCACAGAGCCAACGGTGGCTGGAGCCCCAACGGCTGCCGCCTGACCCCCCGAGTGACCTCATGACCCCACACCCCTTATCTCGTCTCACCCCGAGTATGGACAGACCCCAGATAATTCTCGCACCCTCACCAAGCCTCCCCACCCCAACGCCTTGTTGTGGGCCCTCCTGGGCCTCACTGTCTGCCACCCCCATTCACTAGCCCTCATGGATCCCACACCAAGTCACTGAACACCTCTACTGACCCTGCCTCTCCCCAGTGACCCTCCCTACTGACCCTAACCTGGATCAGTGACCTCTGCTGACCTCTACCACCCCTACTGACCTCCAGGGTCCCTCCACTCACTCATCACCCCACCTATGAAACCCCCTTCCAGACCCAACGCACCGGCCCCCAGCACGCCCACTTCTGACCCCAGCCTAATGCAGGTCCACACAGCACCTTTGCAGGGAGGAGAACAAGGCACCACTTCCCCGGTGCCCACAGTCCTAAACCAGGAGGCCCAGCTGGGAGGGCTGGGTGGGCTGGATGTCAGCACCCCTCGCCCCACAGCCTGCACCCTATGTGCAGCACCTCAACTGGCCCCCCTTTTCCCTGGCCTTCCCCCAGTCTCCTGTGCCTGCCATCATCCCCTGCCCTCTGCACTCCTTTTCTCCCCAGCTGACCTCCCTCCCAGCCCCCCTGAGCTGTAAACTGGCCCTTCCTGACTCTGATCTCCTTCCCCCACCGTCCAGGTCTCCTACCTACCCCGGATGTGCCTCCAGTACCCATCCCtgtccccagcccagcccagctcagatGAGGAGGAGGGCGAGCGGCAGAGCCCCCCACTGGAGGTGTCTGACGGCGAGGCGGATGGCCTGGAGCCCGGACCTGGGCTCCTACCTGGGGAGACAGGTGGGGCACCTGGCCCTCTACCCTGGCCCCGACCCTGGCCGTGTCTGcgccctgcccccacccagccAGGCCAACTGACTCAGCAGCCATGCCACCgagttgcgtgtgtgtgtgtgtgtgtgtgtgtgtgcatgtttgccaatgtgtgtgttttgtggggCTGTCTGTGGctgtctctatgtgtgtgtgtatctgttgtGAGTGCATACGGGCATCTCCGTGAAGTGTGCcaggtgtgtgtgtctctctgtgccaTGAGTGTGTGTAGATCTGGGTGTGTCTGAGCAAGTGTGCAGAGGGTGTGTGTGAACAGGTATGGGCAAGTGCATGTGTGCGAGTGGctgtgtgagtgggtgtgtgagAAGCTGAATGTGAGAGCTGGTGTGGCTGAGAGTGGGTGTGGCCATGTTTGTGTGTCTGTCAGCACATGAATGCATTTGTGTGTGAGCAGGTGTGCACGTATGCTCATGTCAGTGGGTGTCAGCAGTGTGTGGGTGTGCCTGTGTGAGCAGGGATGCGAGCATGGTAGATGTCAGTGGCGGTAAGCAGGCATGTGTGAGTGGCATGTGTGAGTGAGCAGGTGTGTGAgcaagtgtatgtgtgtgaatgtgtgtgtaggCAGGGATGTGTGTGATATAAGTGAGTGTGTGAACGGGCATGAGTGTTTGAGCAGGTGTGTGTCAGTGGATGTGTGAGTGGGTGTGAACATGTTTGAGGGTGTATGTAAGCAGGTGTGTGTGAGCAGGAAGGTGTGAGCTGGGGTGTGTgagcatgtatgtgtatatgtgagcAGGTTTGTGCATGTATGTGAGTGGATATGTGTTTTAGCacgtgtgagcatgtgtgtgttcctgtgtgtgAGGGGGTGAGGACAGGCTTAAGCACCTGCGTGTGTGAGCGGGTGTGCATGTGAGTAGGTGTGCGaacaggtgtgtgtatgtgtgaaagcaggtgtgtgaatgagtgtgtgaGCATGTGGGTGTGAGTCTGAGTGTGTGGGAGCACGTgcattgtgtgtgcatgtgtgtgcacgtgtgtgatcAGGTGCATTATGTGTGTACGTGTGAGCAGGTGTGTGGGTGTGAGCACGTGTGAGTGGTTGCATTGTGTTTGAGCATGAGTGTGAGTGGGTGTGAGACGGTGCGTTGCGTGAGCAagtgtgtgagtgggtgtgggCGTGATGTGTCAGCATGAGTGTAAGCAGGTGTGGGTGAGTGGGTGCGTTATGTgggtgtgtgagcatgtgtgtacaCTTGGTGCATTGTGGGGGTGCTAGTGTGTGAGCGTGGGGgggtgagtgcgtgtgtgtgggtgtgtgtgaacgGGTGTGTGCGCGccagcaggtgtgtgtgtgtgtgtgtgtgtgagtgtgggtgcgTTGTGTGTGCACGCCCGGCGCGGGCTGGGACAGCCGCTCCCCTGCCCTTCCCGGCCACCCCGTCCCCGGGTCCCCGTGCGTGCACAAGGCGGTGGGGGCGGCTCCCATGTGGGCCCCGGGCCCCCCTCCCACCGGGCCCTCCCCCCGCAGGCAGCAAGAAGAAGATCCGCCTGTACCAGTTCCTGTTGGACCTGCTCCGCAGCGGCGACATGAAGGACAGCATCTGGTGGGTGGACAAGGACAAGGGCACCTTCCAGTTCTCGTCCAAGCACAAGGAGGCGCTGGCGCACCGCTGGGGCATCCAGAAGGGCAACCGCAAGAAGATGACCTACCAGAAGATGGCGCGCGCGCTGCGCAACTACGGCAAGACGGGCGAGGTCAAGAAGGTGAAGAAGAAGCTCACCTACCAGTTCAGCGGCGAAGTGCTGGGCCGCGGGGGCCTGGCCGAGCGGCGCCACCCGCCCCACTGAGCCCGCAGCCCCCGCCGGGCCCCGCCAGGCCTCCCCGCCGGCCATAGCATTAAAGCCCTCGCCCGGCCCGGACACAGGGAGAGGACGCTCCCGGGGCCCAGAGGCAGGACTGTGGCGGGCCGGGCCTCGCCTCACCCGCCCCTCCGCCCCCTCCAGTCCCCTCCACGTCCCGCTTCGCCTCCCTCCAGGACTCCGCCCCGGCTCCGGCTCCGGGAGGGCCACCTGGGCGTCAGACCCCACCGGGGCAACCTTGCTGAGGACGACCCGGGGTACAGCCTGGGGAGTCTCACGTCCGTCTGTAAATCAGATCTCCCCTGTCACCCCTCCCACCCATTAACCTCCTCCCAGAAAACAAGTAAAGTTATTCTCAGTCCATCCTCTTGCAGCACAGAGTCTCTTTTAAAATCTGTTGTGTACTTGTGTGCTGCGACGTCTCTCTTTGTGTCATTTGTCCATCGGGTGTTTACTGAGGACTGTACCCAATGCTGGCCCCTGGGAACATGAGGACCAATGACAGAGCGCCTGACCAGGAGTGAAGAGTTTGGTGGAAAGAGCGAGTCCTCAACTGTGATTAGGAGAATAGATCCTATTTAAAAGCTCTCTACTCCCcatagttgtttttgtttgtttgtttgttttgtttttgagacggagtctcgctctgtcacccaggctggagtgcagtggcgcaatctcagctcactgcaagctccgcctcttgggttcaccccattctcctgcctcagcctcgccgagTAGCCCCATAGTTGTTTTTAAGCCTTGATGAGGTTTGAACTCATATGATGATGATGAGCATGACCATAGCGACAGCATTGGATTTTCTGGTCGATTAGTACCCGCCAACCTTGAGATGTGGAGTCTAATATCACTCCATTTTATagaatgggaaactgaggcttgtaGAGGTCAAATTATTTCCCCGAAGTCACAGCCGCTGAGTGGCCAAGTTGGATCAGACTCCAGGTCTGTCCCGACACGTGAACATGGAGTGGGAGGCTTCGCTTATCTGGAAGAGGAGACTCTTCAGCATTCCGAGGACAGGAATTAAGCCCCAAAGCTCCTGTGGGCCGCAAAGCATTCTCATGAGCTGCACGCCCAGCAGGACTTTAGACCCAAGTGAATCCCTGGTGGGACCCCCCAGGTTCTGTTTGCTTTCTAGCTCCTAGCCACAGCAGGGGAGAAACAGGCGAAGCTGAGCGGAGAAGCATGTAAGTCCTGTGTTTTCCTTCCGATGGTAGCAAGTAGTGGCAGTAGACAGCCTGGGAGTGAGGGACTTCCCAACACTGTCAAAGACCTCAGGGAACCCAGATTCTGGGGGCCATTATCGTAGGGACAAATACCCCTCCACACCTCCTCAACCCCagagggctcactgcagcccaacCCTGCAGCTCCCTAGTCCTACTGCAGGGCCACAAGAGAAGGCAAAATGGCGTTGTGTCttcattcttctatttttatttatttttttgagacagggtcttactttgttgcccaggctggagtgcagtggcacgaatacggctcactgcagccctgaccccccgggctcaactgattctcctgcctcagcctcccgagtatctgggactacaggtgtgcgtcacatgcctgactgatttttgtatttttttgtacagatggggtttcatcatgttgcccaggctggtctcgaactcctgacctcgtgatctgcccgcctcagcctcccaaagtgctgggattacaggtgtgagccatttcacccagcccatttttattttgttattattattctttgagacggggtctcactctgtcacccaggctgcagtgcagtggtgcgattttggctcactgcagccccgaactccttggactcaagcgatcctcccatctcagcctcctgggtagctggtactacaggtccacaccaccacacctggctaatttgtgtgtgtgtgtgtgtgtgtgtatttattttattttttatttttttagtagagatggggttttgccatgttgcccaggctggtctcaaactcctggcttcaaatagtctgcttgcctcggcctcccaaagtgctgggattacagatgagccatcacacccggcctaacatttttaaaattataaacccaCTTCATACATGTGACAATCCTGTGCAGTGGGTGCTGCTTTCACCCACCccgctttacagatgaggaaaccaggtGCTTCGAGATTAAAGAGACGGCAGTGCCAGGCCTCAGAGACACCCTGGCCCCAGGGTCTGTGGACGTGACCACTGCCTGAACTGCCTGCGAGGATGCTCCTGACCCGTTAGCCTTAGGGTTATGGGCCCAGCATGCTCCCACCGTACAATTTGCTGTAAGAGGGACACACACGGGGCTTGGGGTACCCCTGAGGCTTGCCAAGGGTTGGGGAGGCAGAATTGTGCTgtggggggtgagggggaagggacaggagCCAGCCAGGGACAATGTGGCCCTACCTTCTCCCTGGAGAGACCTCAGCTCTCTGGAATTCATCTATATTTAGCAGGTGGCTGGACAAGAGGCAGATAAGCAGAgcctggggaggggggaggtCCCCATATATAGTGGGAAGGACAGGACCCCACTCAATCCCTCTTTGGGTGACCTGTGCCTGCTTCGTGCCTGGTGTGACGTCTCTCAGGATGCCTGAGCCAGGGAAGAAGCCAGGTAGCTTTAGCACTGGGGTTGGGTCTAAATGTGGGAGCAGGGGGTTGTCTACAATTGGGGAGCAGGGCTAGGAGGGAGTTCTTGAGGGGGTTGATGAGGGCGTGGCCTCTGAGCCCCAGGACAGGGGCAGCCAGTCCTCCGGGGTCCTGTTTTGATTCTCGGTTTCTTTTTCCCATCCCTCTGATGAGAGGTGAAGGTAAACCTAAGGTCAGGGACGCAGAGAGGGGACACAGCCAAGACAGGAAGCACCCGGGGTCAACCCATCTGAGAACGCAAAGGGACCCCTTCCCTGTCCCATTTCCTTCACCTTCCGCAGCAAGGTTCCCCGCAGACAGAGCCCACGTTTGGCGTGGAGCTGAGCCAGGCTCACGGCATGCCTTCGGACCAGTCTCTACCCACTCTGGGTCTCAGTCTCTCGACCTGGGGCGGCAGGGGTGGTGGTGGCGTTGGGTTGGTTCCTCCTGGCTGTGACATTATCTGCTTCGTGAGCCTGTACGGTGTGGCCCCCGTGTTGAGGGTGACACAGCCCCTCTTCTCTGAGAGAGGACAGTCAGGAGCCCCTGAACCCAGGCCAAGGGCAGGGAAAATCACAGCCCAGGGTCCTGGGCCTGGGCCGTGCCCTTTCCAAGGTTGTCCAGGGCAGAGATCCAGGTCCCCATCCCCCAGTGCCCTCCCAGGCCAGCTTTATCTCAGTTGCTGATTCTCAGCCTGAGGTCCTTGGAGGACAAATTTGGCCACATTCCAAGTAGGCAGAGTTCCCCGCCCCCTGCCAAGGGCCCCAGATGGTTGGGGGAAAGGGAGCTGGGCTCATCACGGGTGTCTCCAAGCAGGGAAAGTGGAGTATCCAGGGGACACACGCAGCAAAAGTCTTGTGTGGAGGTCAGGACAACAGCCCTGGCTCTCCCGACTACTAGCTGTATGATCTTGGAGGAGCCgcttagcttctctgagcctcagtgtcctcctctGAGAAATGAACAGAATAACTGCAACTACCTCAGAGAGAACTGCTACAGTATTACACGAGGGGATGCATAGAAAGTGCTAGCACAGTATTTACTGAGAGGGCCTGCAGGGGTGGGGTGCACGCTCCAACCAGGGGCTGCTGTAGCCTCCACCTGGCCCTTCAGTCTCAGCTTTTAGCAAGAAGCCACGATCAGTGGAAGTGGCCGCAGGCAGCCCTGCCGTGTTCGAGGCCGACACAGAGCGGGCAGGAGTGAAGGTGCGCTGGCAGCGCGGAGGCAGTGACATCAGCGCCAGCAACAAGTACGGCCTGGCCACAGAGGGCACACGGCATACGCTGACAGTGCGGGAAGTGGGCCCTGCCGACCAGGGATCCTACGCAGTCATTGCTGGCTCCTCCAAGGTCAAGTTCGACCTCAAGGTCATAGAGGCAGGTAAGATCCTGGCCAGCTTTCCCCGAGGTTTGGGCTCCTGGGGGGAGGGGCAGCCCAGCGCCTCTCCATCCATCCAGGGAACAGGAGGTGCTTTCACACTTTCTTGCCTTTGCTGCGGCTGTGCCCCCCGCCAGGAACgccctttctcccttttctgcACATGACCTCTCTGAGTACCCCATGTGCCGTCCTGGCCTGTTCCAGCCACGGGGTAGGTGGGAGAGATGAACAAGACAACCCCACTCTCCCCCTGCAGACCTCCCTGGGGAGATGACCCCGCACAGAGGGCACCTTGTGTGCTGGCCGGGAAGCCCCAGGAGCTGTGGATAAGGGGACTGCAGCCCAGTCTGAGGGGCTGCTCTAAGGCTGGGGCAGAGCCGGGATGGACCTGGAGCTGTTTAGGGCAGGTGCAGAGGATGTGGGAACTGATGGCTTGGGACGGGGAGGAGGATGTGAGAGGCAGGCTGGCTCTCCAGCTCAGCATGAGCTGCCTCTGAGGGGCCCAGGCAGCGGGAGGACAGCCATGGCAGACTTTCCTCGTCCACAGTGGGCTCATGGGTCCGATGCTCAGGAGAGAGAGGGTGGAGGGGTCTCTGGTTAGTGGCTGCACCACGACTCCCATCTGATCCCTTCTAGAAAAGGCAGAGCCCATGctggcccctgcccctgccactgCCCCTGCTGAGGCCACTGGAGCCCCTGGAGAAGCCCCGGCCCCAGCCGCTGAGCTGGGAGAAAGTGCCCCAAGTCCCAAAGGTGAGAGGGGCTGGACAGGGAGGGGCAGGATCCGTGGGTATGGGGTGTCCAGGGCAGGTCTCAAAAGCCTttgcttggccaggcatggtggctcaggcctataatccccagtactttgggaggccgagacaggcggatcatgaggtcaggagattgagacctggctaacatggtgaaaccccgtctctactaaaaatacaaaaaaattagccgggcgtggtggcgggcgcctgtagtcccagctacttgggaggctgaggcaggagaatggcatgaactcgggaagtggagcttgcagtgagccgagatcgcgccactgcactccagcctgggcgacagagtgagactccgtctcaaaaaaacaaaaaacaaaaaacaaacaaacaaactaaaagagCCTTTGCTCACAGGG
Protein-coding sequences here:
- the SPI1 gene encoding transcription factor PU.1 isoform X2, with translation MLQACKMEGFPLVPPPSEDLVPYDTDLYQRQTHEYYPYLSSDGESHSDHYWDFHPHHVHSEFESFAENNFTELQSVQPPQLQQLYRHMELEQMHVLDTPMVPPHPSLGHQVSYLPRMCLQYPSLSPAQPSSDEEEGERQSPPLEVSDGEADGLEPGPGLLPGETGSKKKIRLYQFLLDLLRSGDMKDSIWWVDKDKGTFQFSSKHKEALAHRWGIQKGNRKKMTYQKMARALRNYGKTGEVKKVKKKLTYQFSGEVLGRGGLAERRHPPH
- the SPI1 gene encoding transcription factor PU.1 isoform X1, with the translated sequence MLQACKMEGFPLVPPQPSEDLVPYDTDLYQRQTHEYYPYLSSDGESHSDHYWDFHPHHVHSEFESFAENNFTELQSVQPPQLQQLYRHMELEQMHVLDTPMVPPHPSLGHQVSYLPRMCLQYPSLSPAQPSSDEEEGERQSPPLEVSDGEADGLEPGPGLLPGETGSKKKIRLYQFLLDLLRSGDMKDSIWWVDKDKGTFQFSSKHKEALAHRWGIQKGNRKKMTYQKMARALRNYGKTGEVKKVKKKLTYQFSGEVLGRGGLAERRHPPH